In one window of Microbacterium maritypicum DNA:
- a CDS encoding cysteate racemase: protein MNPSPASVRLRAPGEPRVLGVLGGMGPLATARFYDAVVRATPAGHDQGHIPTVIWSDPRIPDRTAAILAGGPSPVPAMVDGARKLETAGAEILAIPCNTAHAFLPELRASTRLVWIDMVGETLDLVARSGAERVGVLGTRGTRAAALYDAAASRRGLRVMYPSDCDQSRLIDEAIGLVKSGRRLSLAEDRVASAASRLHRGGADVLVAACTELPLVLGPASLLTTVVDSLECLASACVRACLTYVAGGDSDRDDEEVASAIL, encoded by the coding sequence ATGAATCCGTCGCCCGCTTCCGTGCGCCTGCGCGCACCAGGCGAGCCTCGGGTCCTCGGCGTGCTCGGCGGGATGGGGCCGCTCGCCACGGCCCGCTTCTACGACGCGGTGGTTCGAGCGACACCGGCGGGCCACGATCAGGGTCACATTCCGACGGTGATCTGGAGCGATCCGCGGATTCCGGATCGTACGGCCGCGATCCTGGCGGGCGGGCCGTCGCCGGTGCCCGCGATGGTGGATGGCGCCAGAAAGCTCGAAACAGCGGGGGCGGAGATCCTGGCGATCCCGTGCAACACCGCGCATGCTTTCCTGCCAGAACTGCGCGCCTCCACGCGGCTGGTCTGGATCGACATGGTCGGCGAGACGCTGGACCTGGTTGCTCGCAGCGGAGCGGAGCGGGTGGGGGTCCTGGGTACACGCGGCACCAGGGCGGCGGCACTGTACGACGCGGCGGCATCGCGTCGTGGCCTTCGCGTCATGTACCCCTCGGACTGTGACCAGTCCCGGTTGATCGACGAGGCCATCGGGCTCGTGAAGAGCGGACGACGACTCTCCCTGGCCGAGGACCGGGTGGCATCCGCGGCTTCGCGCCTGCACAGGGGCGGCGCCGACGTGCTGGTCGCCGCATGCACGGAACTCCCGCTCGTGCTTGGGCCGGCCTCTCTGCTGACCACAGTGGTGGACTCCCTGGAGTGTCTCGCATCCGCGTGCGTGCGCGCGTGCCTGACATACGTCGCGGGCGGCGACAGCGACCGCGACGACGAAGAGGTCGCATCCGCCATCCTCTGA